One uncultured Draconibacterium sp. genomic window, CTTATACATCCATTTTCTGGGATATCCCAATAAAAGAAACAGCTATAATTTTTGCATTGGTATTTGCTTTGATAAATATTTTTGGAGCACGCAAATCGTCGGGTATTCAAAAAATATTTGTAATTATTTTACTGATTATCACAGGATTATTTATATCCGATGGGTTTGGCAACTTGTTTCTTGGAAATCAGACATCTTTAAGCTTTCAGAAAAAAGAATTTGCTCCCTTTTTTGCAGGAGGATTCAATGGCCTTATGTTTACTACAGGTTTTGTTTTTGTTTCATATCTGGGACTAACCCAAATAGCAAGTGTTGCCGAAGAAATTAAAAATCCGGAAAGAAACATTCCGCTGGGCATGGCATTGTCCTTGATCGTAATAATGTTAATTTATGTATTGGGTGTATTTGTTATGGTAGCCGTTATCGGAACAGAATCTATTGCCTCCGACCTTTCTCCAGTTGCAACGGCAGCAACATATTTATTCACATGGCTTCCGGCCAAAGCCGGACTTTATATGATTGTTGTTGCGGCAATTTTTGCTTTCGCTTCAACCGGTAATGCCGGAATGTTATCAACATCGCGTTACCCTTTGGCAATGGGCAGAGATAAATTGTTTTCTCATAAGTTTACATCAATAAGCCGGTTCGGAACTCCGGTTCCAGCCATCCTACTTACGGCAGGCATTATCATTGTGTTTATCCTTGTGCTGTCTGAAGAAGGCATTGTAAAATTGGCAAGCACCTTTCAGCTCTTTATTTTTATGATAATTAACTTCTCGGTAATTGTGTTCCGGAACAGCAAAATAGCATCTTATGATCCTGGATATTATTCACCGTTATATCCTTATATGCAGATTTTTGGGATACTCTCTTCTATTGCGCTAATATTTTATATGGGATGGGCGCCGGTTTTGTTTACCTTATGTACCATACTTTTTGCTTTCCTATGGTACCGATTTTTTGTTCGCTCAAAAGTGAAACGCGAAGGAGCCATTTTTCATTGGTTTGCCTTACTTGGAAAATACCAACACGACGAACTTGAAAGCGAATTTATGACAATTATTAGGGAAAAAGGATTACGGCAGGAAGATCCGTTTAACCAAACTATCGTTCGTGCCCAAATTAATTTTGTTAACGAAACGATTTCCTATCGCGAAATAATTCATCAAGTTGCCGTAATTCTTTCCAACGAACTTAATATCGAAAGCAAAGTTATTGAAACGGAATTCATGAAAACCGGTCCAATTGACCTTTCGCTTGCAGTACCCGAAGTATCGTTACATTATGCAAAATTTCAGAATATCGACCAACCAAAACTTCATATTGTACTTTCAGAAAATGGGATAAACAAAATATCTGAGAAATTTGATTCCGGATTTGAGAACAGGGTAAATGTCTTCTTTTTTATGGTAAACGCAGAAGAAAAACCAAAACAGCAGCTTCGTATGCTATCCGGCATTTTGGATATTGCAGAACGCGATCATTTTATTAAAGATATTCTATTATTGAAAGAGGAACGAAAAATTATAGAATACCTACTTCTTAACAAACAATACATTACTTTTGGCTTATTAAGGAACACAAATTCTGAAATCTTCATTAATAAAAGATTGATGGATATTATTCTGCCCCCCGATGTGTTGGTTGTTTTTATTGAACGTGGCACCAGTACTTTTGCACCAAAAGGGAAAACCATTTTAAAAGAAAACGACATCCTGACAATTATAGGCGAAACTGCATCGGTTAAAGCACTTTATGATCGATTTATTTTTGAGGATGACCAGTCATCAGAAACATACTCAGCAGGCTAATTCCTGATTCATCAACTTTACTCTCAATGATGCTTTTTTAGCTTAATCCAGGTTAATCTCTTCTATCTCCACTACTTCTGCTTTACTCGTTTGTTCACTACTATCTCCGCGCACATTGTCGTTCTTATTTCCCTTGCTCATAGCAATTAATGCCAATGCCATAATAACACTGGTTGCAATTATTACCACAAACAGTACTCCCCTTTCGAAACTTTCTGTCTTTAGGGACTCGGGAATGGCAAAGAACAAAAGAACCGTTATTAATCCTTTGGGAGCAATAAATGTTTGCGGCATAGTGTCTTTTCCTTCCACGACAAAAAACAATCCGAAACGTAATACATAAGTCACAATCAAAAAGATCATACTTACCAACCATACTTTCCAACTCAGCAATGACATTAAAGGCAATGTCATCCCGAAAACCACAAAAAAGAAGGTTCGAACCAGAAAAGATGTTTCGGCGGTGATCATTTTAAACTGCAGGTACACTTTATCGATACTGGCATCGATAAGCCATTCTTCCAGTTTCCCGAATAGCAGCACCTTATGGTTTCGCAGCAACAAACCAAACATTAAAATTATTATAAGCGACGAAAGATGAAACAACTTGCCAATGTCGTAAAGTAAGACCAACACAGCTAAAAAGAGAAAAAACTTGGCTTCTCCTTTTATGTTCTGAATAATGTATAAAAGCCCGTAGCTAAGTACCAGTGATATTATCAGGGTGATCATTATATTTCCACCTATGGTAAAACTTAATTGTCGCATTCCCTCAGTATCAAGATTTTCAACAATCGTATAAAAAATCATAATCCCAAGAATATCGGAAAAAGTGCTTTCATAAATCATAAATTCCCTTTTGTAAGGAGTGAGGTTGCCAACGCTTGGAATGATAATGGCGCTGCTCATTATCGAAAGCGGAAGTGCATAAACCAAAGCAGGTAAAAATTCGATATCGGGCAGAAAAAACTGGATTACGATAGAAATAGCAACCGAAGTTAGCCCAAGCGAAAAAAAAGCAATTACAAACGATTTCCAGATGATGGGCCACTTCTCCTTCTTTAATTCCAGATCGAGAGCAGCCTCCAATACTATCATTATTAAACCAACAATTCCGAGCACTTCAAGTGAGTTGTAATAGTTGGGCTCCATATCCAGCCGCACAAGTACCTCCTGAATAATAACTCCCAAACCGATTAGCATAAGTACACTGGGAATATTCGTTTTTTTTGCAAGCATGCTTGTAAAAAACGAAATGATAATTATTAAACAGAGTCCTATTAAAAAAAGATAAGCGTTCATTTTTGGTTTCTTTGCTACAAATTACAAAAACAAGTGAAAAGCGCAATTGTTTTACATAAAAAAGCCACCTCAATTTATGAAGTGGCGGTTAAGATCTTAAAATTCATTACTTTCTATTGCAACTAACTGCAGCCACATTGGCAACATTTCATTTCACAATTTAGAAATACTGTAAACTGAGACTGTAAACTTTCTTATTTATCCATTTTATAAATACGTTCCATTAACTGCCACTTTTCATCGGCCGAAGCTTCTGCTGAAGTTTTTTGGTATTGAGAAACATAAGCTTCCCACTCTGACTGACGCGGTTTGGTTGCCAACTCTTTCATGGCCTTTTCATGATCGAAATCAGCAAGCGTATCCATAATCATAAAAAGCTGGGTTCCTAAAATGTAGATTTCCATGTCAACGATTCCCACCTCGCGCATTCCCTGTGTTATTTCGGGCCAGGCAGCGCCCGGTGCGTGTACTTTTTTGTAGGCTTCTATTAATTTGGGATCATCTTCTAATTTTAGCGCTTTGCAATATCTTTTGTATTCCATTTTTTTAATTGTGTAATGAGATGAATAATAAGGTTATAAAAAATCCGATTGGTATTTACTGTAACTCAAAAAGATCTTAAAAAGGGATCCGATCCGTGTGTAATACAACATATACGGATCGGATCCTTCATTAACAAAATCTAATTTGCTTTTAAGGCTTTGTAAGTTCGTCGGCCATAAATGGCAATTACCACAAAACAAATAAATGGTAAAACGAAGGAGAAATTAACGGCGGGTAAAAATCCGATTGTGCCCTGGTCGATAATTAATCCCTGAAGCGGTGGCATAAGTGCTCCGCCAACAATGGCCATTACCAAACCGGCAGCACCAAGTGTTGCATCGTCGCCAACATCTTCAAGTGCAATTCCGTAAATAGTTGGAAACATTAACGACATAAATGCCGAAGTAGCAACCAGCAAATACAAGCCCGGCATTCCCTGAATTAGAATGACGCCTGAGGTTGTAATCATTCCGCCAATGGCAAAAAGCATTAGCATGAAACGCGCGTTTAAGTATTTCATTAATGCAGTACTTATAAAACGGCTTGCAATAAAAATTGCCATTGCAACAATGTTGTAGTTTTGCGCTTCTGCTTTCGATAAACCTAAATTTTCGGCATACTGAATGATAAATGTCCAACACATAATTTGTGCTCCCACATAAAACACCTGTGCCAATACGCCTTCACGATAAATCTTATTTGCAATTAAGCGCTTAAACGAATCCATCGGGTGAATTTCATGATCTGCACTTTCGCGTTTAGGCATTTTTGCCACGGCAATCACAACTAACATGGCAATAACAACAAAGCCTAAAATAACATATGGATTTCGGATGATTCCTAAATCGTTTGTACGCACAACAGCTTTTTCAGCAGCACTTAAAGTATCGAAAACCAGATTTCCGGCCGCATCTCTTTTATCCGATTCGAGGGAAGACAGAATGAGCTTTGAAGCCACAAACATGCCTAAAATTGATCCCATTGGATTGAAAGACTGCGCCAGGTTTAAACGGCGTGTTGCCGTTGCCGGGTCGCCCATCGACAAAATGTATGGATTTGCAGTAGTTTCCAAAAAAGCCAGGCCAAAGGTTAAAATGTACAAGGAAACCAAAAAGAATCCAAAAATCTCGAACTGTGCGGCGGGGAAAAACAGAAGAGCTCCCACAGCATACAAGGCCAACCCAATTATAATTCCAAGTTTATAACTGTACTTTTTAATAATTAGTGCGGCAGGAATTGCCATTGTTGCATATCCGCCGTAAAATGCAAATTGTACCATAGCCGCCTTTGCATTCGAAATTTCCATAACGGTTCGAAACGCAGCAACCATAGGATTTGTAATATCGTTGGCAAATCCCCATAGCGCAAATAAGCTCGTAATTAAAATAAAGGGCACAAGAATTTTCTTCTCGACAACCACCTTTTTCAGATCGTTCATTGATTGATTCGTTTTATTGGTTTAATAAGTTTTTTTGGCTGGCAAATTCGTCATTCCATCCGTCAACTGACGGATTAAGAATCTCCTTTGAGAAGATGCTGAAACCAGTTCAGCATGACGACCAGGCTGATTGTAAAATACAACCAGTTATAAATACTGTTTTTTATTTTCTGCTTTTAACTGATCAACTATTTTCTTAATATCCTCTGCATTATCACGTTTGCATACCAAAGTGGTATTTCCATCCCGAACAACAATTACATCTTCCAGACCAACAACTGCCACCAGTTCTTCGCCTTCGGAATATACGTACGAGTTCCTGGTGTCGAGTAAAATTGTTTCGCCCGCGCCGGCATTGCCATTTTCATCTTTCTTCTCATCGGCCAAATAAACCGATTCCCAGCTTCCCAGGTCGTTCCAATCGAAATTGCCTTCAACCAGATAGATGTTTTTGGCGTGTTCCATAATTCCATAATCCACCGAAATACCTTGTACTGCACGGTAAATGGTATCCAGTGTTTGATTGTATGTTGGATTTCCCAAATCGGCCTGGATTTTTCGCAGGTCGGCATACAATTCAGGTGCAAATTCGGCAACCGCTTTTAAAAATACCGACACTTTAAACACAAACAGTCCGCTGTTCCAGTAAAATCCACCTTGCATTAAGTACTTTGTGGCAGTAGCTTCATCCGGTTTTTCAACAAAACGCTCCACTTTAAACTGCTTAATCTTTTCTGCGCCGGTAATGTCTTCGGCTGTTTGCACATATCCGTACCCTGTTGCCGGATAAGTTGGCGTAATTCCAATGGTTACAATTCCATCTTTTTCGTCTGCAATTTTTGCAGCGGCTAAAACAGTATCTTTAAAAAGCTTGTTGTTCTCAATCAGATGATCGGATGGAGAAACCACCATTATTCCATCGGGATTTTCCAATTCGGCATACATTGCAGCCAAACCAATACACGGCAAAGTATTTTTGCCCACCGGTTCGTAAATCAGGTTTTTTTGAGGTAACATGGGAGCTTGCGCTTCCAGAACCTTTGCCTGCGTTGCACTCGATACAATGTAAATATTTTCGTTTTCGGTGAAGGTTGCAAAACGTTTAATGGTGTCCTGCAACAAAGAATCGTCTCCAAAAATATTTAAATACTGCTTTGGTTTTTCTGTTTTACTGCGAGGCCAAAAACGCGTTCCCGAACCTCCTGCCATAATTAGTGTATATAGATTTCCCATATCATTCAGTTTAAATTTTATGATTTGCAATGTACTAAAATGATTTTTCAATCTTTGTATCAGCAAAAGCATAAAATTGTTAAAAAACAGTGACCGTAAAATTTTAACGCCTGCAAATCGGATTAAAAACGAACCAATATTTTCATCACTTTCCCCGGGGCTTCTGCCCAGTTTTTCATTGCTTCGGGTGCATCTTCCGGCTCCACAATTTCACTTACCAGTAGACTTTCGTCTATCTCATTTGTTCTTAGATATTTCATTACTGCATCAAAATCAGAAGGATTGGCATTGCGCGACCCCATAATTTCAAGCTCTTTTTGTACCCAAAGTTTGGTAGCAAACGATACTTCCGATCCGGCGTAACCAATACAAACCACACGCCCGGCAAAAGCAACTTCCTCAATGGCCTGTTTGTATGTAATCGGATTACCGGCTGCTTCAATTACAACCGTTGGTCCATTGTCGTTTGTTATTTTTACCAGTTCATCGTGCAGGTTTTGTTTCAACGAGTTGATTGTAAAGTGGGCTCCCATTTGTTTTGCCACAGCTAACTTGTCGTCGTCGATATCAACTGCAATTACAGTTGCTCCACGTAAATTTGCACGTACAATAGCTCCTGAACCAATCATTCCGCAACCAAACACAAGCACAGTGTCCGAATCAGTAACTTTTCCGTTGTCAATGGCATGAAATCCTACGGTCAAAGGTTCAACCAAAGCCAATTCAAGGTCGGTGAGTTCTTTGTCGGCCAATACTTTTTGCCACGGAACCACAACATATTCAGCCATTGCCCCGTCGCGCTGAACACCCAGTGTTTCGTTGTATCGGCAGGCGTTAAAGCGTTTCTGTTTGCACGAAGTACATTGTCCGCAATTGGTGTAAGGCACAACGGTTACTGCTTGTCCCGGCACAAAATTTTCAGGAACGTTTTCGCCCTTTGATTCAATAACTGCTGAAATCTCGTGCCCCGGAATCCGCGGGTACTTAACCAATGGATTTTTTCCCAGGTAGGTACTTAAATCGGAACCACAAAATCCAACATATTTTAGTTTGAGCAAAAGCTCACCGGCTTTGGGTTGTGGTTTTTCCCGTTCGCCCAATTGAATGGTTCCGGCTTGAATTATTTCGATTGTCTTCATTTCTTATTTATTTAGAATCTGGTATAACTTTTCGGCATTTTTAAAATAGAAAAGTTCTTTTTCGTTTTCGCTTAATTTATCAATAACACCAGCTACAACAGCCAACCAGTTTTTATATTCGGTGGCCACCAAACATACCGGCCAGTCGGAGCCAAACAGTATTCTTTCGGCACCAAAAGCTTCCA contains:
- a CDS encoding amino acid permease is translated as MKLKKELGLFDVFAISTGAMFSSGFFLLPGLASQHSGPSVILAYFLAGVLIMPAMFSIAEISTALPRAGGTYFFLDRSLGPMMGTIGGIGKYFALSLKTAFALVGIGAYTSIFWDIPIKETAIIFALVFALINIFGARKSSGIQKIFVIILLIITGLFISDGFGNLFLGNQTSLSFQKKEFAPFFAGGFNGLMFTTGFVFVSYLGLTQIASVAEEIKNPERNIPLGMALSLIVIMLIYVLGVFVMVAVIGTESIASDLSPVATAATYLFTWLPAKAGLYMIVVAAIFAFASTGNAGMLSTSRYPLAMGRDKLFSHKFTSISRFGTPVPAILLTAGIIIVFILVLSEEGIVKLASTFQLFIFMIINFSVIVFRNSKIASYDPGYYSPLYPYMQIFGILSSIALIFYMGWAPVLFTLCTILFAFLWYRFFVRSKVKREGAIFHWFALLGKYQHDELESEFMTIIREKGLRQEDPFNQTIVRAQINFVNETISYREIIHQVAVILSNELNIESKVIETEFMKTGPIDLSLAVPEVSLHYAKFQNIDQPKLHIVLSENGINKISEKFDSGFENRVNVFFFMVNAEEKPKQQLRMLSGILDIAERDHFIKDILLLKEERKIIEYLLLNKQYITFGLLRNTNSEIFINKRLMDIILPPDVLVVFIERGTSTFAPKGKTILKENDILTIIGETASVKALYDRFIFEDDQSSETYSAG
- a CDS encoding cation:proton antiporter, with product MNAYLFLIGLCLIIIISFFTSMLAKKTNIPSVLMLIGLGVIIQEVLVRLDMEPNYYNSLEVLGIVGLIMIVLEAALDLELKKEKWPIIWKSFVIAFFSLGLTSVAISIVIQFFLPDIEFLPALVYALPLSIMSSAIIIPSVGNLTPYKREFMIYESTFSDILGIMIFYTIVENLDTEGMRQLSFTIGGNIMITLIISLVLSYGLLYIIQNIKGEAKFFLFLAVLVLLYDIGKLFHLSSLIIILMFGLLLRNHKVLLFGKLEEWLIDASIDKVYLQFKMITAETSFLVRTFFFVVFGMTLPLMSLLSWKVWLVSMIFLIVTYVLRFGLFFVVEGKDTMPQTFIAPKGLITVLLFFAIPESLKTESFERGVLFVVIIATSVIMALALIAMSKGNKNDNVRGDSSEQTSKAEVVEIEEINLD
- a CDS encoding L-rhamnose mutarotase encodes the protein MEYKRYCKALKLEDDPKLIEAYKKVHAPGAAWPEITQGMREVGIVDMEIYILGTQLFMIMDTLADFDHEKAMKELATKPRQSEWEAYVSQYQKTSAEASADEKWQLMERIYKMDK
- the fucP gene encoding L-fucose:H+ symporter permease translates to MNDLKKVVVEKKILVPFILITSLFALWGFANDITNPMVAAFRTVMEISNAKAAMVQFAFYGGYATMAIPAALIIKKYSYKLGIIIGLALYAVGALLFFPAAQFEIFGFFLVSLYILTFGLAFLETTANPYILSMGDPATATRRLNLAQSFNPMGSILGMFVASKLILSSLESDKRDAAGNLVFDTLSAAEKAVVRTNDLGIIRNPYVILGFVVIAMLVVIAVAKMPKRESADHEIHPMDSFKRLIANKIYREGVLAQVFYVGAQIMCWTFIIQYAENLGLSKAEAQNYNIVAMAIFIASRFISTALMKYLNARFMLMLFAIGGMITTSGVILIQGMPGLYLLVATSAFMSLMFPTIYGIALEDVGDDATLGAAGLVMAIVGGALMPPLQGLIIDQGTIGFLPAVNFSFVLPFICFVVIAIYGRRTYKALKAN
- a CDS encoding mannose-1-phosphate guanylyltransferase codes for the protein MGNLYTLIMAGGSGTRFWPRSKTEKPKQYLNIFGDDSLLQDTIKRFATFTENENIYIVSSATQAKVLEAQAPMLPQKNLIYEPVGKNTLPCIGLAAMYAELENPDGIMVVSPSDHLIENNKLFKDTVLAAAKIADEKDGIVTIGITPTYPATGYGYVQTAEDITGAEKIKQFKVERFVEKPDEATATKYLMQGGFYWNSGLFVFKVSVFLKAVAEFAPELYADLRKIQADLGNPTYNQTLDTIYRAVQGISVDYGIMEHAKNIYLVEGNFDWNDLGSWESVYLADEKKDENGNAGAGETILLDTRNSYVYSEGEELVAVVGLEDVIVVRDGNTTLVCKRDNAEDIKKIVDQLKAENKKQYL
- a CDS encoding zinc-binding alcohol dehydrogenase family protein, translating into MKTIEIIQAGTIQLGEREKPQPKAGELLLKLKYVGFCGSDLSTYLGKNPLVKYPRIPGHEISAVIESKGENVPENFVPGQAVTVVPYTNCGQCTSCKQKRFNACRYNETLGVQRDGAMAEYVVVPWQKVLADKELTDLELALVEPLTVGFHAIDNGKVTDSDTVLVFGCGMIGSGAIVRANLRGATVIAVDIDDDKLAVAKQMGAHFTINSLKQNLHDELVKITNDNGPTVVIEAAGNPITYKQAIEEVAFAGRVVCIGYAGSEVSFATKLWVQKELEIMGSRNANPSDFDAVMKYLRTNEIDESLLVSEIVEPEDAPEAMKNWAEAPGKVMKILVRF